GTCCTTTACCATTGTGGCTGTGTTGTGCCGGTGTTTGACGGTGCACTGGCCTTGACCTGACCCTATGGCCTTGACCTGACCCTATGGCCTTGACCTGACCCTATGAGGGTGTGGAGGAGCCTCTGATAGACCCCAGCCTCTATAGACCCTTGCTGGCAGATCATTGGCCAGTAATACCCCTGGACTTAGTCCTTATGCCCTGCGTTGTGACGAATATGTCATGAGAAAACACTGTCCATTAGCAACCCTCAGGGGTCATATACAATAAACAGTAATGTCACAGAGTTTGTTTGTTAGCTGTTTTTCCCAAATGTATTTTTGCCATTCTATTGTCTTCGTGGTAAGTTGCCTCGACGTAGCAACAGGGGGAAGTGCTGCATCGTGATGAGTAGCAACAGGGGGAAGTGCTGCATCGTGATGAGTAGCAACAGGGAGAAGTGCTGCATCGCGATGAGTAGCAACAGGGGGAAGTGCTGCATCGTGATGAGTAGCAACAGGGAGAAGTGCTGCATCGTGATGAGTAGCAACAGGGGGAAGTGCTGCATCGTGATGAGTAGCAACAGGGAGAAGTGCTGCATCGTGATGAGTAGCAACAGGGGGAAGTGCTGCATCGTGATGAGTAGCAACAGTGGGAAGTGCTGCATCGTGATGAGTAGCAACAGGGAGAAGTGCTGCATCGTGATGAGTAGCAACAGTGGGAAGTGCTGCATCGTGATGAGTAGCAACAGGGGGAAGTGCTGCATCGTGATGAGTAGCAACAGGGGAAGTGCTGCATCGTGATGAGTAGCAACAGGGGGAAGTGCTGCATCGTGATGAGTAGCAACAGGGAGAAGTGCTGCATCGTGATGAGTAGCAACAGGGGGAAGTGCTGCATCGCGATGAGTAGCAACAGGGGGAAGTGCTGCATCGTGATGAGTAGCAACAGGGGGAAGTGCTGCATCGCGATGAGTAGCAACAGGGGGAAGTGCTGCATCGTGATGAGTAGCAACAGGGGGAAGTGCTGCATCGCGATGAGTAGCAACAGGGGAAGTGCTGCATCGTGATGAGTAGCAACAGGGGAAGTGCTGCATCGTGATGAGTAGCAACAGGGGGAAGTGCTGCATCGTGATGAGTAGCAACAGGGGAAGTGCTGCATCGCGATGAGTAGCAACAGGGGGAAGTGCTGCATCGTGATGAGTAGCAACAGGGGGAAGTGCTGCATCGTGATGAGTAGCAACCGGGGGAAGTGCTGCATCGCGATGAGTAGCAACAGGGGGAAGTGCTGCATCGTGATGAGTAGCAACAGGGGGAAGTGCTGCATCGTGATGAGTAGCAACAGGGGGAAGTGCTGCATCGCGATGAGTAGCAAAGCTGCGCTACAATGCTGTATAGTGTGTCTCGAGGTGGGTGGGTGTCTTCCGGAAAGGATAACAAGAGGAGATAGAGTGCTCTGATATCTAAGTGGTCTTCTTTTCTTCTTTTTGTGTGTATCTTGGCGTTGACATCCACATGAAAACGCGGAGCTTTCGCTGCTGAGGCTCATCTTCCAGACTTGTAACCGATTCTCCAGATTTATGACATTTTCGGGTCACTACTAGAATTTCTCCCACCTAATATATCATCTGATACACCACAGCATGTTCAGATCTCTATGGCTACTGTTCTCTGCGATTGCCCCCCCCTCAAAGGAGAGTGCTGAGTCTTCGCTTTTAACTCAAGGGGGGGGCAATTTGTTTGACAGAGTCTCAGTCTGATTATCATCAACACATCAGAGGAGatactgtgtgcgtgtgcgtggccTATTTAGATTTGGTGCATTAAAGAGAGACAAGAGGCCAGGTATCTGGACTGGACTTATAGATCCAGCAGAACAAAGGCATCTGTTATTACTGCATCCAGGAGTTTCAGAACATGCAGCAAAGTGCCACTGATTCACGTACTATGGTGCCAACAGAGAGACAAAGTAGTGCTGACACATGCCAGACTGTTTTAGTTTGTGTTTCGCCACATAGACGTTCATACTGTATACAGTAATTACGTCATGTCGTAACTACCCAGTAAAGATGCGGTAGTTTGGCGGCCAGCAGTGGATCTACACACAGTCAAACGATTCTATGTGATTTAAACATGTTTTGTGAATGATTATACAGTATGTACTTGATGTGTTGAACTGTTTGCAGATTAGGACCTGACTTTGCCCTCACTTTCCTTCCCTCGCTCCTCTCTACTCCCAGAGTAATGAGGTGCTGGAGTTGCAGCGGAGCCGGATGAGGGAGGAGATCAGGGAGTGTAAATTCAGAGAGGCCCGTCTCCTACAGGACTACACCGAGCTGGAGGAGGAGAACATCACCCTCCAGAAACTAGTGTCCACACTCAAACAGAACCAGGTCAGCATCAACACCATTGCTGTTATGGTTTAGtgcacacacagtacagacagcCACGCCTGTCTCTCAGCCATTACCGTTATTGTTTACCTCGCACAGTCATCAATACATCTTAAGAATGACTCGTACACAGTCATAGCAAATGATGTTACTCAAATGTTGAATCAGCTCATCCAAGTTCCTTATTGTCTGACCTTAAagaggcaatctgcagttgctacatcttTTGGACATATAtattaatgatatgtacccattgattcttgaagaatataacttagaaatgccccatgagcttagttcaactctcgtaccccatcagaacacgaaatataaacttgttttactACAATGTTTGTtaacaaagtaaataaaaacaaacactatatagcctcaaaacatagaTACAACTgtatgttgatatcatggatggtcagtcattgcatccatagctctggctatgaatttgagagtggctacatatccctcagctttttactgaaaTGGGGGTGGGGATAACGATTGGTTAGTGTTTGATCTGCTGATTGTGGCTTTAAAACTACTAACAATGTATATGACTTATTATCCTTGTCATCCATCTGTGTCATTTGTCTGTGTGTCATCTATCTGTGTCTTTTCTCTCTGTTTGTCATCTATCTGtgtcctttctctctgtgtgtcatcTATCTGTgtcttttctctctgtgtgtcatcCACCTGTGtcctttctgtctgtgtgtcatcCATCTGTGTCCTGTCCGTCTGTATGTCATCCATCTGTGtcctttctgtctgtgtgtcatcCATCTGTGTTATTTCTGTCTGTGTATTCTATATCTGTGTCAtttatgtctgtgtgttctcTATCTGTCTAATTTCTGTCTGTGTTCTCTATCTGTGTGTTCTCTATCTGTTtcctttctgtctgtgtgttttctaTCTGTGtcctttctgtctgtgtgttctctaTCTGTGtcctttctgtctgtgtgttctctatctgtgtgtcccttttcctcctgtcctctgtctgtcccctgctccccctctcccccaggtGGAATATGAGGGTCTGAAGCATGAGATCAAGGTTCTGGAGGAGGAGACTGTGCTGCTGAACAGCCAGCTGGAGGACGCTCTGCGTCTGAAGGAcatctctcagtcccagctagagGAGGCCCTGGATGCCCTGAAGATCGAGAGGGAGCAGAAGAACAGCCTGAGGAAGGAGCTGGCCCACCACATCACCCTCAGCGACAGTGTATATGGGGCCGGAGCCCACCTGGCACTCACCGCCACGGTCGACGGGCTCAAGTTTGCCACAGAAGAGGTTGGGAGTAATGGTACAGCCATGCCCAATGGCACCAATGGGAATGAGGATAGTAACAGCGACTGTAACGGCCACCTGGGACTGGTTAAGGTGAACGGCGACTACCGGCTGCCCAGGAAGGGGGAAGGGCTGCACGGTCCTGTGTCAGACCTCTTCAGCGAGCTCAACCTGTCTGAGATACAGAAACTCAAACAGCAGCTCCTTCAGGTGGGTCTCTACTCTAGCTGAAACATAGTGGTTTCTTCTCACTACTATGTCTGAGTGattgttagcctggtcccagatctgtttgtgctgtcttgccaccTCTTATGGTCGTTGTCAGGTAaaaatgaccataggagttggccaGACAGCCCAAGCAGATCTTGTACCAGGCTGAGTGATTGTTGTGACACTACGTGAATGTCCTTGGGAGGTTGTACCTAGGTCTTTGTTGTTACCAGGGAGTCTTTTAATCCCTTCCATCCGACCACCTTCCTCATTTGCTCTGAGCAAATCAATGTGGTTTACTTAGAGAGACAAAACCAGCGATTTGGCCTGCACACCTAATGCGTTAGGGCATGGTTATCGAACCCCTCTGTCCACAGCACATTTCATTAGGGAATGGGAGTGTCCGCCTTCAGATTAGACAACCGAACAACCTGCCTCTTTCATCACACTACTGCAGGCAGCAGCCAACCAATCACAAGGTGGTGACATTTTGagaacaagacaacaacaaaaaagcctgTCAGATGTCGTCCATCTTTTATCTAGCAGACCATAAGTCTGTGACCACGCTCCGTATGATTTACCAATGACTAGTTTCAGAGCTGTTTTGGTCTTTCTGAAGACTTCCATGTCAAGAGGGCCATTGGGGCTCATTTGGCAGATTTTGGGGACATCTGTGGATGTtggcagacaggggagagtagaaCGGCAGAGCGGTAACGTGGAGGAGTGCACGGCGTCTGCCATGGGGAGGCCTGTCAGGGCAGCAGATCCAGAGGAGAGtggaaggcagagggagagagacgggctgCTGGGACAGAGCAGTGCTACTACACTCCGTACAGAATCCCTCACAGGGaaaggagagaacacagagggaCAACACGCATATGCACAGGGAGGatacacaggacaacacacacacactgtacatacagtacatacaggtaactgccaaaataaaggaaacacttgagtaaatgagagaTACAGGGTagattgaaagcaggtgcttccacgcAGGTGTGGTTAAtaaagcaattaacatcccaccGTGCCTAGGGTCATGTagaaaaatgcccagttgcccattatttaggcaaccatggctagaagaagagatctcggtgactttgaaagaggggtctcaaaggagcataggtgtgtgtgtgtgtgtgtgtgtgcgcgtgcgcctCTCAGTTAACAGATCTCAACCCAGTTGAACACTtacgggagattctggagcggcgtgtcagacagcgttttccatcaccatcaacaaaacaccaaatgatggaatttctcatggaagaatggtgttgcatccctgCTACAGAGTTCCAGACACTATGAATCTATGCCAAGGTCCACACTTGTTTCTCTTGCTGAGGTCAGTGGGGAAATGAATGATTTGTGGATGCAAAATGTATCACTAGAGGTTGGAATTTGTCTTCAAATGGATGTCCCCTCTTGGATTAATCAAGGTTCCATTAAGTCGCTGAAGAAAACAACACCAGGCTTTTAATTGCTTTCAGGAGAGGGCGGTTTTAATTTGTCATCCTCACTGTGTTGTAATTTAGATCTGTTTCCATCAAGCATTACATTAGATTTACTCTATTTATCTCAGATAGCAGACATATAAAAGTAAGGCATAAAAGTGGTTTGTAATGATTCCTTACGATATCCACTGAGATGCATGTGTTTTAGTCTACTGTACAGTCTATGGGTGAAAAATGAGAGATCTGATGGCTGATGCCATGAATGCTTACAGATCAATGGATACATTCTATGAATCGACTCACAGGTTGTGCTTTGCCTGTGTTGTGatgtctctttatctctgtctgtagAGTGTACATCCTACACACACAATAGTCCGACAGAGTTATTTATTGAACGAGCTTGCAGGTACTGTACTGCTGAACCCATTGACATTTGTTTTCCTGGGCCTCCTCCCGTTGGGGATCAATATGGTTTCAAAGCCTCAGCACTGGGTGGACCGGATGACTGACACACTCCTCTGACCAAAAAGACATTAAACAGCACTTGAGTTCAATTACTGGAATCTCGtgcagggggggggggttatgctTAATTTGTGACAAGCAAGCCGTGATACATTGTACTTCACTGCCATATGCCTCAACAGCCTTGTACTTTACCTAGGAAGTGCAATGACATCAGTATTTCCGCGACTCTCTTTCAGTATACTGGACCTGACCGTTTTTACACTATCATTCAGTGTTTTTAGTTGACCGTACTGTTCCTGAACTTAGTGAAGCGCACTGTTAAGTGAACCTCAGAACTTTATGTCTGTGGTAATGCTGGTATGGTCTGAGTGGTCCTCACCCTGCAGTATGTCCTTCCTGTCCTCTAGGTGGAGCGTGAGAAGTCCAGCCTCCTGATGAACCTGCAGGAGGCCCAGACCCAGCTGCAGCACACGCAGGGTGCCCTGACCGAGCAGCACGAGTGTGTCCACCGCCTCACCGAGCGCGTCAACGCTATGAAGCGCCTCCACAGTGACAAGGAGATGGCCGACGCCCAGGAGTCTGAGACGCACGACAGGTTGCCCGCGCCCGGTTGCCACGACTATGTGGTGAACATCCACGGGATGGAGATTTTGGAGTGTAAGTACAAGGTGGCGGTAACCGAGGTGATCGACCTAAAGGCGGAGCTAAAAGCTCTGAAGGAGAAATCTAACCATTGTGTAGAGGGCCagggggaggagtggagcagCAGCGATGGGAAGGTCCAAGCTCTGGACGAGCAGGTCAAACGGCTGGAGAAGAGCTGCCGCGAGGCCCGCGACAAGGTGGCGCGTTTGGAGGCGGAACTACAGGCGGCGACGGGCGTGGCCACGGAGAGCCACGACATGCTGAACAGAGCGCAGGACGAGCTGGTGACATTCAGCGAGGAGCTGGCCCAGCTCTACCACCACGTGTGTCTCTGCAACAATGAGACGCCCAACCGCGTCATGCTGGACTACTACCGTCAGAGCCGTAACACCCGCAACGGCAGCCTCAAGGGCTCTGAGGACCCCCGGGCACTACTCTCCCCCCGCCTGGCTAGACGCCTCGCCGCCGTAAACGCTGGGCTCTCAGAGGCCCCCCGGAGCCCCATGGACTCGCCCTCCAAAGACCCCCCAGTGGGGACAACGGGACAACAGGGAGGGAGTCCCCAGCACCAGGCAGTCAGGGGAACCCCATCCGCACCCCTATTGGCTCCCCGGTCATCAACAGCTCCAAcggctctccctcctcctcttccgtcCCTCCCGAGGCGGGCGGAGACCTGCGTAAGGAGCCCATGAACATCTACAACCTGAACGCCATCATCAGGGATCAGATCAAACACCTGCAGAGAGCCGTGGACCGCTCCCTCCAGCTGTCTCGACAGAGGGCAGCCGCCCGAGAGCTGGCCCCCTTGTTCGACAAGGACAAGGAGGCCTGCATGGAGGAAATCCTCAAGCTTAAGTCCCTCCTCAGCACCAAGAGGGAGCAGATTGCCACGCTCAGGCTGGTGCTCAAAGCCAACAAACAGGTGAGAAGAGCAGAGAACTGAGTACCTAGCCTAGTTCCAGATGTGTTTGTGCTGTCTCGCCAATGACCGTAGGAGTTTGGCGACAGCACAAGcagatctgggactaggctaGGGCTGAGTACCTGGGAAAGTCATCACACTGTTCTCAGCATTATCCAACAGGTTTGATCAGTTTTCCTTTGCATAGTGCATTAAATTTGCCCTATTTTTTTGTTGGAGATATAAAGTGGCTAATATACACTGTTTATAATCTGATAACATGAAAGTAACTACACAATTAACCCTAAACCACTCTCTATTCCAGACTGCAGAGGGGGCGCTGGCTAATCTAAAGAGCAAGTATGAGAATGAGAAGTGCATGGTGACAGAGACCATGATGAAGCTGAGGAACGAGCTGAAGGCTCTGAAGGAGGACGCCgccaccttctcctctctcagGGCCATGTTCGCCACCAGGTGAGTGGCATTCTGGGATCTCATGCAGTCAATTACAACACCGATGTGTAAGACTGTGCAAAGACGATGAGTTAGGCCTCTGGTAAATCTCACTGTTTGAGAGTGTATTCAATCTCACTGTTTGAGAGTGTATTCAATCTCACTGTTTGAGAGTGTATTCAATCTCACTGTTTGAGAGTGTATTCAATCTCACTGTTTGAGAGTGTATTCAATCTCACTGTTTGAGAGTGTATTCAATCTCACTGTTTGAGAGTGTATTCAATCTCACTGTTTGAGAGTGTATTCAATCTCACTGTTTGAGAGTGTATTCCCCGGCTTACACAAGGGTGTTTCTTAGTTTATTGACCTAGTGttgtgtccccctctctctctctctctctcctaggtgTGATGAGTATGTGACTCAGCTGGATGAGATGCAGAGACAGCTGGCTGCGGCGGAGGATGAGAAGAAGACCCTGAACTCCCTGCTCCGTATGGCCATCCAACAGAAGCTGGCCCTGACCCAACGCCTGGAGGACCTGGAGTTTGACACCGAGCAGACCCGGGACCGCGGCCGCGGCGCCAAGGTGCCCAAGATCAAGAGCAGCCCGCCCAAAGTAAGTCGACGAGCCGCCCTCACAGCTCCCCCCAGCCCCACCATGATACACAGCCCTTCTTCCACCTGCTCCCACACCTTCAACACCTCCCTGACCCTCTGCAGCCCTCCCTCCCTGGAGCTGCCCCTCTCCTCCAACCCCTGGTCGGCCTCAGACGGAGGCACTTCCCAGACCTCATCCCTGGtatcctctctgcctcccctgggtcacccccagtggtccctgggcaCTCAGACCTTCATCATTGACCCAGAGTCGCTGAGTTTAGAGTGTTGTCGACTCGTTAACAGTCGAGACTCCAGTCCGCACTCTCCTAGCTCCGCCCCCGTGTCTCCTTACCGCTCACCCATTCCTAAGACTTGGCAACACTTGTCGCCGGGGTCGGTCAGAACTCGTACCCAAAAAGACGCACCTCGCCCCTCTGCTCTGGTCACATCTCCCAGCAACCCAGTCCCTCACGCCTACAGTTCCAAGATGCCCTAGTCCAAGTGGGTGGGTGGgacacagggaggaggacagactggtttcctgtttccagtgtcTGGCTTGACCTATGACTATGCAGTACTGTGACATTCTTCTCAGGAATTGGCTATGAGAAGGAGCCCAACACAGCTTGTTCCATCTGTAGACAATAATCAAGTCTGTTTATAGTTTTGGGCTCATTTCTGTAAATGAAGGGATTTAGGGAAGAAATGAAATATATGTTAGAAATATACCAGTAAATGTGACATTTTTATGACAAATAAAGTTGAGTTTTAGTAATTTTTCTGATGATTTGTTATGCATAATGAGCTAAGATGGAGTGAAGGATACTTCTACATTTTGGAGATATTTGATTCCGTATGACATACGTTTTTACTTCCTCTCTTGGCACATAAACTGTAAGCTTTTAGAGTAGAAGTGAAGTGCTGTAGCCTAGTCCTCATATCATACAACCTAATTATTGTCCAATATTTTCCATTGTTAGGCAATTGAATTCCCCTGTTGTTGTCATTGCCTATGTTAATTATTCACTTTGTATAATCAAAGTCTGTTTGTAGTCAATATACACATTGCTTTTTCCGACCATCCATAAACTGTGCGCAGAGCTACACTGTTACTCTGTTCTGTGTGTCTCATTGGGCGCCACCCAGTGGATGATTTACACAGTTGAAACACAGACACTAATAGCCATTGGAATTCCTCAGTCTATCCCAGGGATGGGCAATGCAGACCCGCAAGCAACTCGGGCCCCCGCCCCCACCAAAGTTGCTCATCTCTGGTCTATCTATCCCTATGAATGTTTGACACAGAAAATTTAAAGCCTGGTTGAAATCTCAGGGAATCTTTGTTTGTAAAGCAGAGAAAGGCACCGTATCTATTTCTCTATGGTAGGCTTCTTTACTATGTAGGCTGCCTTACAGTACCTCTCTGACACAGTCTAGAAATGAAACCGTTTTGATGACTCTACAAATCATATTATAATTCAGGTCATCAAAATAGACGCGGTAAAGGGGTCAATGGAACTTGATCAAAACAATGGAATTGCCATGGAAACGCGTGGGGAAAGATCCAGGGGTTCTCCTCGTtgtatttcacactatgttgaggtaaaaaTCGGAGTATAATGTTTGTATGAATGTCAACACCAACACATGTCATCGTTACCAATCAACTGCGTTCCAGTTAAAAACAGCGTTGACTGCCATCAACGATTTCTGTATGATAGCTACATGTATGCTACTAGCTCATACAAAcgggagttagcatttagcagtcacttcCTCTTAACCCTGAAGAGGGACAACTTCTACATGTTATGCAGCAAAAACAGCCAAATATATCCAAATTGGACTTAAGTAACCACATTGTGGGCTGTTACAATACATAAATCATGACGGATTTGACTAATATCCACTTTGTTAAatcagatttgttgaatgtgGGCCAATCTGGTCAACGTTGACTCCTTTGCCGCGTCTTATGATTTTAAGGAATCGTTCTAGTTTGATTAACATGTTCAAGccatgataataacatgactcttGAATTGTCATCAAATCTGGAGCAAAAAGCATTTGACAGAAGTCCCTTCCACAAGTCTACAGCCCTATTCAGTGCCACAATCAATTGCCctttctctacactatactacgtACAGCATACTATAGCATGACATCATTGTGTCCTTAGAGTCTATTATTAATATAGAAAACCGtgaaaccgtgtgtgtgtgtgtgtgagtgagtgagtgagagagagaaactgagtgaTTGATCTATGATGCTTTTTCTGTCAATGTTGATAGCTTTTTGTTGTGGCATGCATGTGACTTTGATCAGTCAGATCCAGGAGGAAGAATATACATGGTTTATATGCAGATATACCATTCAGAGCAGCATGGAAACCAGTGTGACCTCCTCTCTGTGACACTCTAACCACCTACCCAGACCTACTACGCTGATAACACACCCTGAAAATAACACCCTGAAAAGAACACCCAAGCAGTTCAAAGCAACCCTATGCA
This is a stretch of genomic DNA from Oncorhynchus nerka isolate Pitt River linkage group LG25, Oner_Uvic_2.0, whole genome shotgun sequence. It encodes these proteins:
- the bicd1a gene encoding LOW QUALITY PROTEIN: protein bicaudal D homolog 1 (The sequence of the model RefSeq protein was modified relative to this genomic sequence to represent the inferred CDS: inserted 1 base in 1 codon), producing MAAGGGCGETVDQYRAEVERLTQELADANREKIRAAECGLVVLEENQTLKQQYADLESEQETLKQELEQLQEAFGQAYSNQRKVAEDGESNEESLLQESASKEAYYMGRLLELQTELKLSRSVASNASNESERLNAVLQENSESNEVLELQRSRMREEIRECKFREARLLQDYTELEEENITLQKLVSTLKQNQVEYEGLKHEIKVLEEETVLLNSQLEDALRLKDISQSQLEEALDALKIEREQKNSLRKELAHHITLSDSVYGAGAHLALTATVDGLKFATEEVGSNGTAMPNGTNGNEDSNSDCNGHLGLVKVNGDYRLPRKGEGLHGPVSDLFSELNLSEIQKLKQQLLQVEREKSSLLMNLQEAQTQLQHTQGALTEQHECVHRLTERVNAMKRLHSDKEMADAQESETHDRLPAPGCHDYVVNIHGMEILECKYKVAVTEVIDLKAELKALKEKSNHCVEGQGEEWSSSDGKVQALDEQVKRLEKSCREARDKVARLEAELQAATGVATESHDMLNRAQDELVTFSEELAQLYHHVCLCNNETPNRVMLDYYRQSRNTRNGSLKGSEDPRALLSPRLARRLAAVNAGLSEAPRSPMDSPSKDXPSGDNGTTGRESPAPGSQGNPIRTPIGSPVINSSNGSPSSSSVPPEAGGDLRKEPMNIYNLNAIIRDQIKHLQRAVDRSLQLSRQRAAARELAPLFDKDKEACMEEILKLKSLLSTKREQIATLRLVLKANKQTAEGALANLKSKYENEKCMVTETMMKLRNELKALKEDAATFSSLRAMFATRCDEYVTQLDEMQRQLAAAEDEKKTLNSLLRMAIQQKLALTQRLEDLEFDTEQTRDRGRGAKVPKIKSSPPKVSRRAALTAPPSPTMIHSPSSTCSHTFNTSLTLCSPPSLELPLSSNPWSASDGGTSQTSSLVSSLPPLGHPQWSLGTQTFIIDPESLSLECCRLVNSRDSSPHSPSSAPVSPYRSPIPKTWQHLSPGSVRTRTQKDAPRPSALVTSPSNPVPHAYSSKMP